Within the Corticium candelabrum chromosome 6, ooCorCand1.1, whole genome shotgun sequence genome, the region TTTCAAGAGGAGGCTCTAGACGGGCCGTCAGCCTCAATATTCTAAAATAGTAGAGATGACCTTCAAGACAATGGCAAGGTCTTGTAAGTTCATAACCCTAACGGCTTCACTTAGTTTTGAAGGCTGAGCAACATCGACGTCAATGTTTGTGCTTCTTTCCTGTATTGAAGTCTTCCTTACTGTCTACAAGGGAGAGCAGCGTTGTGGATTGATAGTGCAGAAAGCACGAAATATACAATTCGGTTACGCTTTTGTCTCAAAATCGTGCGGAAGCGGGAGGAGCGCGTTATTGTTGCAGGTGACAAGCAGGATGTCAGGAGACGGAACTAGTTGTAACAGCTACCTAAAGGGAGGGTGACATGCAGAAATCGCTACCTATTTTATAACTTAGAAACGTTGCTTTGCCATTCAAATGAATGCATGAatttttttagaatttttagcTAATGTTCTAAGGGCTAAAACGTAGGTTTTTTCGGTGACCATTGACCACGCCTTCCACCTTCCGATTAGTTGAGGCGTGTAcgttgtgacatcacaagttGAACGGAAGTCGCGTAAGGCTTTTCCAGATGGAGGAAGAACATAGTCCAAGTCAATCTAGCATCGACTCTGCCAGCTTAGATTTGAGTTACAGCAGGTCGTCGTTGAATAGCAGTAGTTCCGACACATTTCAGGAGGAAATTATAGCTTCTGGAGGCATTGTAGAGCCTTACCAGTACGAGCCTGTGGAAAGCGAAAACCGCTCATCTTCTCACAGTCCGGCCAATGATGGCACGCAAAACGATGAAAGACTTCAGAATTTAGACTGGTAAGCATGATTGCAGTAGCTTTGTGATCGCTTTCCGCTTGTTTTTGCGAGTGTTTACACTTGACGTCTGTCGTCACGTGGCCGTACACCAGGAAACCAGAGAGTACAGGAATCGTTTGACAAGCTTATCTTTACCTTTAGTAGCCAATCATGATTCACTTATAGCAATATCATGTCTGGTCACGGCAGAAAAATGATGTATACCTTTTAGGGTCCTGATAtacagctgcatgacgtcatacctTTCACGTGCAACCTCGAGTACAAATAGTTGTGTTGAAATGAAGGTGCAGCTGTGGACAGTGCGAAGTTATGCCTACAGTAGATGAATGTGTGTGCTGTTGCGAGTATGACAACATTGAAAGGAAACTGGAAGAAAGtgtaacatcatgcaagtgTATCACAGAGCACGAAGGATTTGAACCAGTCTGCCTGAATGTGTGGGTCCTTCAAACAGCGTACTTTCAATATCAGCAGGAGCGTGGtcatgatgatgaagatgaaactCCACAGGAGTAAGTAGTTTTAGAATTTATTGTTGACTCCAAAacttagtacatgcatgcatgtgtaattCTCTAATTTGTATGTACATTCGAACAAGTTGTTAGTCAGTAATCAAACTATCGTGTCACTCACCCCTGGAGGCTTTACTTGAACTCTGACATTTACTGTGGATCTGCGTGGAATATCCTGTAGGCATACTGCCTGTACACCAATATCTGCATGAGTTGCACTCTTCTCACTCTCATTGTCTTCACTGTCTTGCCAAGTAGATTCcatttctgtttctctttccACAGGTGCTTTGGAGTGCTGACAATTTCCTGTAGAAGCTGCAAAGTAAACGCATAAAAATCAGTCTAGACTGCAGCGAAGCCTCGCCGTTGTGTTCACACTTCAAGCCTAAGGCTACTAACCACACTTCTAGCAACACGCCTACTGCAAATCACACGTTGAGGTGCATTCACAATGCAACACTTCTATCAATTGTCAATACGACGTTACACAATAGCTACATACCCTAGCTCTTTGTCTCTTCTCATATGCTCCCCTCTTGCTTGTCAACTCACTCTCACCGCCAGTGGACGTTCGTTTCCGTGTTCGTTCCAAAGACATAGCTGACGATCCAGAGGCGCCTGTTCTCAAATTCGCTCTGACAAAATGCGTTGGAACGACGTCTGGCTTCAGGCGTGCTCGCCTGGCGATGCCAAACGATGAGGCCAAAAGATGATCGGTTTCGAAACAGTCCTCTGTAAAGTGGTCGCTGCATAGAACCGAATACCGTGAAGGCCCATTCCATTTGTCTCTAGTCCTCTGTACTGCTTCTGTCCATCGCTTTCGAAGAACTGGGTCTTGTGGGAAAGAAAACAAGCTGACTTGGTCGCTGTGTGAGTTAGAACAGCCAGCCGCAACACATCGCTTCACCATTGTAGACCTGATTTACTTCTGCGCGAGCAGTTTCCGTTCAACTTGTGATGTCACGACGGACACGCCTCAAAATTGCCGGAAGTTGAAAGGCGGAGCCAAATAATAGCCACAAGAACCCTCGTTTTAAACCTTAGAACATTAGCTAAAAATTCTAAACAAATTCATGCATTCATTTGACTGGCAAAGCAACGTTTCTAAGTTATAAAATAGGTAGCGATTTTTGCATGTCACCCTCCCTTTAACACTTTTATGGTggttgtgtcactgtgtgtgtgtgtgtgtgtgtgtgtgtctgtctgtctgtctgtctgtctgtctgtctgtctgtctgtctgtttgtctgtctgtctgtctgtcttacatatattttatacattGAAACTATTATACTCACgctaaactgtaaaacaagcaagcaagcccgcaggccctacgctaaaactaactgctaacgcctgtctgtctctctgtctgtctgtctgtcggtctgtctgtctacctgtcggtctgtctgtctgtctgtctgtctgtctgtttgtcaatacatatattttcaatattgaaatctacaatcaacacaactaagcaactctactgtcccaatcgcacaaaatctctaccaaactaaaactctacagaaaccagccctatatagggctgtacagtaaagcacattaataattgtgtgtattgttcattctcttcactttccttgtatgttccagtaagcggTATGTCTTTCTGGTaatcactctagcgttacattgttgtaactgaactgatacgcgttgtctccaatatgttgtaaaattggatgcattctgatgaccgtcctcatcataagacatgagagaaagagtctttaaaaactgttgagcctcaacaccccatctgccataatgttcaaataccaaagggaCTGCTGTTGGTGTATAccctcctggtagcagttgggagtcatactttgtatgtttgatcttttctcttctggatgcggcagcaccatcaataaaagcagctctagataggatgtctttgctgaatggatgtgatagagcaatgtctaattctgctgctggcatgcagaatgattccgcaacatagatgtctggccttccactggaagtggtgtagcgatctttaggctcaatgtagtacggtacatgtaactggctgagacaatctgcccacacagaaactatacagttgtgagaccacactggtccacctccaaatttacaagtcaacagatgataccCTTCTCTATCGATcgtttttccacattcacattcgtaCTCATTTGCCAACAAAGGCAAGGGCATCGCCATTCCCAACCTCATGAATGCCGCCCAGCGGAAATTTCCA harbors:
- the LOC134180762 gene encoding uncharacterized protein LOC134180762; this encodes MEEEHSPSQSSIDSASLDLSYSRSSLNSSSSDTFQEEIIASGGIVEPYQYEPVESENRSSSHSPANDGTQNDERLQNLDWCSCGQCEVMPTVDECVCCCEYDNIERKLEESVTSCKCITEHEGFEPVCLNVWVLQTAYFQYQQERGHDDEDETPQE
- the LOC134181508 gene encoding THAP domain-containing protein 10-like, yielding MVKRCVAAGCSNSHSDQVSLFSFPQDPVLRKRWTEAVQRTRDKWNGPSRYSVLCSDHFTEDCFETDHLLASSFGIARRARLKPDVVPTHFVRANLRTGASGSSAMSLERTRKRTSTGGESELTSKRGAYEKRQRARLLQEIVSTPKHLWKEKQKWNLLGKTVKTMRVRRVQLMQILVYRQYAYRIFHADPQ